A portion of the Cyanobium sp. PCC 7001 genome contains these proteins:
- a CDS encoding YcjF family protein: MNTRTRLWIAAAALLLALMVVGLVLQAVNQLVWQLSAILPYGLVGPVVFLLMAGAALLLAQLAWPWLRSLRPGNRPGGRLPAQPPAPPDNRREAAARQLEGIDQTLERVRDAVEREALRQQQQRMAAELERGDLVIVVFGTGSAGKTSLIRALLRRLVGRVGAPMGATGRSSRYRLRLQGLQRAVWLVDTPGILEAGVDGAERERLARAQASRADLLLLVVDGDLRAAEYQVFEALAALGKRLLLVLNKCDLRGEQEEQRLLALLRRRCGSRLAPEDVIPASASPQSVPMPGGQPHQPEPEVERLLLRIAAVLHAEGEDLIADNLLLQCRQLGEASRQLLGEQRRGDAARIVDRYMWIGAGVLAVTPLPGIDLLGAAAVNAQMVVEIGRVYGVTLSRATAQDLALSVGRTLAGLGLVKGGVGLLSAALSLSLPALVVGRAIQAVSAAWLTRVAGQSFITYFERDQDWGDGGIQDVVQQHYDLGRREGALQQFLAVAFRRVVEPLQRKERQLPPRPQN; this comes from the coding sequence GTGAACACCCGCACCCGCCTCTGGATCGCCGCTGCTGCCCTGCTGCTGGCCCTGATGGTGGTGGGCCTGGTGCTGCAGGCCGTCAACCAGCTGGTGTGGCAGCTCAGCGCCATCCTTCCCTACGGCCTGGTGGGGCCTGTGGTGTTCCTGCTCATGGCCGGGGCAGCCCTGCTGCTGGCCCAGCTGGCCTGGCCCTGGCTGCGCAGTCTTCGGCCCGGGAACCGTCCCGGCGGTCGCCTCCCGGCCCAGCCGCCGGCGCCGCCGGACAACCGCCGGGAGGCGGCGGCGCGCCAGCTTGAGGGCATCGACCAGACCCTCGAACGGGTCCGGGATGCGGTGGAGCGGGAGGCCCTGCGCCAGCAGCAGCAGCGGATGGCCGCGGAACTGGAGCGGGGCGATCTGGTGATCGTGGTGTTCGGCACGGGCTCAGCCGGCAAGACCTCCCTGATCCGCGCCCTGCTGCGCAGGCTCGTGGGCCGTGTGGGGGCGCCCATGGGGGCCACCGGACGCAGCAGCCGTTACCGGCTGCGCCTGCAGGGGCTGCAGCGGGCGGTGTGGCTGGTGGACACCCCCGGAATCCTCGAGGCCGGCGTGGATGGGGCGGAGCGCGAACGGCTGGCCCGGGCCCAGGCCAGCCGCGCGGATCTGCTGCTCCTGGTGGTGGACGGTGATCTGCGGGCCGCGGAGTACCAGGTGTTCGAAGCGCTCGCGGCCCTCGGCAAGCGGCTGCTGCTGGTGCTCAACAAGTGTGATCTGCGGGGGGAGCAGGAGGAGCAGCGGCTGCTGGCCTTGCTGCGGCGCCGCTGTGGCTCCAGGCTGGCGCCAGAGGATGTCATCCCTGCCAGCGCTTCCCCCCAGAGCGTACCGATGCCGGGTGGCCAGCCCCACCAGCCGGAGCCGGAGGTGGAGCGGCTCCTGCTGCGCATCGCCGCCGTGCTCCATGCCGAAGGCGAGGACCTGATCGCCGACAACCTGCTGCTGCAGTGCCGGCAGCTGGGGGAGGCGAGCCGCCAGCTGCTGGGGGAGCAGCGGCGAGGCGATGCCGCCCGGATCGTGGACCGCTACATGTGGATCGGCGCCGGCGTGCTGGCGGTCACTCCCCTGCCCGGCATCGATCTGCTGGGGGCGGCGGCCGTCAACGCCCAGATGGTGGTGGAGATCGGCCGTGTCTATGGCGTCACCCTCAGCCGCGCCACGGCCCAGGACCTGGCCCTCTCGGTGGGGCGCACCCTGGCCGGTCTGGGTCTGGTGAAGGGAGGGGTGGGACTGCTCAGTGCGGCGCTCAGCCTTTCACTGCCGGCCCTGGTGGTGGGCCGGGCGATTCAGGCGGTGAGTGCGGCCTGGCTCACCCGGGTGGCTGGCCAGAGCTTCATCACCTACTTCGAGCGCGACCAGGACTGGGGCGACGGCGGCATCCAGGATGTGGTGCAGCAGCACTACGACCTGGGCCGAAGGGAGGGCGCGCTGCAGCAGTTCCTGGCGGTGGCCTTCAGACGGGTGGTGGAACCGCTGCAGAGGAAGGAACGGCAGCTGCCGCCCCGCCCCCAGAACTGA
- a CDS encoding pyridoxal-dependent decarboxylase: protein MATAPPSPWDAPPLPFASPHHPDARLRQFLEQASERLCAWLGSAASRSPLPGLSVLPEVEPQRQGLDPGGLLADLQLVMDGAYNPSHPGALAHLDPPPLPASIAADLICAGLNNNLLAEELSPSLSRLERNLAAWLARQLGLGDSCGGVAASGGTLANLMALVTARIHAGLGSCPEAVVVASADAHVSLRKAVTVMGLPPTALRPIPTAADGGMDGALLERELEQLGAAGVPVVAVVATAGTTVRGAVDPLAPVAELCRRHGHWMHVDGAIGAVFALSSRHRHRVAGLELADSVTINPQKLLGITKTSSLLLLRQPRHLERAFGTGLPYMEPSWGGGHGGEWGLQGTRPADILKLWLGLRQLGLDGIEAVLDGAIQRRRMLETLLSSLPELELRGGRCHLLAFTPRGLASEEADRWSQATRQQLLNHQLMLSRPLHGGRHHLKAVLGNPHTTATELEQLQVVVAGSLRDLPRPIQPSVRRSVRR from the coding sequence TTGGCAACCGCGCCACCATCCCCGTGGGACGCCCCACCTCTGCCGTTTGCCAGCCCGCACCATCCCGATGCTCGCCTGAGGCAGTTTCTGGAGCAGGCCAGCGAGCGGCTCTGCGCCTGGCTGGGTTCGGCGGCAAGCCGTTCGCCGCTGCCTGGCCTGAGTGTGCTGCCGGAGGTGGAGCCCCAGCGGCAGGGTCTGGATCCAGGCGGCCTGCTCGCCGATCTGCAACTGGTGATGGATGGGGCCTACAACCCCAGCCATCCCGGTGCGCTGGCCCATCTCGATCCACCCCCACTGCCCGCCTCCATCGCCGCGGATCTGATCTGCGCCGGACTCAACAACAACCTGCTGGCGGAGGAGCTCTCCCCCAGCCTCTCGCGTCTGGAGCGCAACCTGGCGGCCTGGCTGGCCCGGCAACTGGGCCTGGGGGACAGTTGCGGCGGCGTGGCGGCGAGCGGCGGCACCCTCGCCAACCTGATGGCGCTGGTCACGGCGCGCATCCACGCCGGTCTCGGCAGCTGCCCGGAGGCGGTGGTGGTGGCCAGCGCCGACGCCCACGTGTCCCTGCGCAAGGCCGTGACGGTGATGGGCCTGCCGCCCACCGCCCTGCGCCCCATCCCCACCGCGGCGGATGGCGGCATGGATGGGGCCCTGCTGGAGCGGGAGCTGGAGCAGCTGGGCGCCGCTGGCGTTCCCGTGGTCGCGGTGGTGGCCACGGCCGGCACCACGGTGCGTGGGGCGGTGGACCCCCTGGCCCCGGTGGCCGAGCTGTGCCGGCGCCATGGCCACTGGATGCATGTGGATGGGGCCATCGGCGCGGTGTTCGCCCTCAGCTCCCGCCACCGCCACCGGGTGGCGGGCCTGGAGCTGGCCGACTCGGTGACCATCAACCCACAGAAGCTGCTGGGGATCACCAAGACCTCCTCGCTGCTGCTGCTGCGCCAACCCAGGCACCTCGAGCGGGCCTTCGGCACGGGCCTGCCGTACATGGAACCCAGCTGGGGTGGGGGCCACGGCGGTGAATGGGGGCTGCAGGGCACGCGGCCCGCTGACATCCTCAAGCTCTGGCTCGGGCTGCGTCAGCTCGGGCTCGATGGCATCGAGGCGGTGCTCGATGGGGCGATCCAGCGGCGCCGGATGCTGGAGACCCTCCTCTCCTCCCTGCCTGAACTCGAGCTCAGGGGGGGGCGTTGTCATCTGCTCGCCTTCACGCCCCGCGGTCTCGCCAGCGAGGAGGCCGATCGCTGGAGCCAGGCCACGCGCCAGCAGCTGCTGAACCACCAGCTGATGCTGTCGCGGCCCCTGCATGGAGGGCGCCATCACCTCAAGGCGGTTCTGGGCAATCCCCACACCACGGCCACGGAACTGGAACAGCTGCAGGTGGTGGTGGCAGGCTCTCTGAGGGATCTCCCCCGCCCCATTCAGCCCTCTGTCCGCCGCTCTGTACGCCGATGA
- the tadA gene encoding tRNA adenosine(34) deaminase TadA produces the protein MAPFSLVSPNRASSIAGVAVGQGIDRPQGPEPAALQAVQARWMERLLRCAQRVGEDGEIPVAAAVLDQHGRCIGWGCNRRERQQDPLGHAELVALRQASQLLGDWRLNSCTLLVTLEPCPMCAGALVQARIGTLVYGAPDPKRGAVGSCLDLVRHPSAHHHMRVVGGLAGEQAGELLKAWFRQRRQPPGGSQPQA, from the coding sequence ATGGCACCATTCTCCCTTGTGAGCCCGAACCGGGCTTCCAGCATCGCCGGGGTGGCCGTGGGGCAGGGGATCGACAGGCCGCAAGGGCCGGAGCCAGCCGCGCTCCAGGCGGTGCAGGCCCGCTGGATGGAGCGGCTGCTGCGCTGTGCGCAACGGGTGGGAGAGGACGGTGAGATTCCTGTGGCTGCAGCGGTTCTCGATCAGCACGGGCGCTGCATCGGCTGGGGCTGCAACCGCCGCGAGCGGCAACAGGATCCCCTGGGCCATGCCGAGCTGGTGGCGCTGCGCCAGGCCAGCCAGCTGCTCGGCGACTGGCGCCTCAACAGCTGCACCCTGCTGGTGACGCTGGAGCCCTGTCCGATGTGCGCGGGTGCCCTCGTGCAGGCCAGGATCGGCACCCTGGTGTACGGCGCCCCCGATCCGAAGCGCGGCGCCGTGGGCAGCTGCCTGGATCTGGTGCGCCACCCCAGTGCCCATCACCACATGCGGGTGGTGGGCGGGCTGGCAGGCGAGCAGGCCGGAGAGCTGCTGAAGGCCTGGTTCAGACAGCGACGGCAGCCGCCTGGCGGGAGCCAGCCCCAGGCCTGA
- a CDS encoding alanine--glyoxylate aminotransferase family protein — MSAPHPVNNAHRRALGPIATPDRLLLGPGPSNAHPTVLQALARNPIGHLDPLYVELMGEVQELLRYAWQTDNRLTIPMSGTGSAAMEATLANTIEPGDKVLVAVKGYFGLRLADMAGRYRAEVVTIERPWGEAFTLEEIEAAVKQHRPTVLALVHAETSTGIRQPMEGIGEVCRTHGCLLLLDTVTSLGAVPVHLDAWQVDLAYSCSQKGLSCPPGLGPFTMGPRAEEKMRRREGKVPNWYLDVTLLNQYWGSDRVYHHTAPVNMNFGMREALRLLAEEGLENAWARHQSNAERLWAGLEDLGLELHAPEHLRLPTLTTVRIPEGVDGKAFSLHLLNRHGIEVGGGLGALAGKVWRIGLMGFNSRPENVDRLLELFRTELPAFRPGAGSRQAAAVAV, encoded by the coding sequence TTGTCCGCGCCGCACCCCGTCAACAACGCCCACCGCCGCGCCCTTGGGCCCATCGCCACCCCCGATCGGCTGCTGCTGGGTCCCGGGCCCTCCAATGCCCATCCCACGGTGCTGCAGGCGTTGGCCCGCAACCCGATCGGCCATCTCGATCCGCTCTACGTGGAGCTGATGGGGGAGGTGCAGGAGCTGCTCCGCTACGCCTGGCAGACGGACAACCGCCTCACGATTCCCATGAGCGGCACGGGCAGTGCCGCCATGGAGGCCACCCTGGCCAACACCATCGAACCCGGCGACAAGGTGCTGGTGGCGGTGAAGGGCTATTTCGGCCTGCGTCTGGCGGACATGGCGGGCCGCTACCGCGCCGAGGTGGTGACGATTGAACGTCCCTGGGGCGAGGCCTTCACCCTCGAGGAGATCGAGGCGGCCGTGAAGCAGCATCGACCGACGGTGCTGGCCCTGGTGCATGCCGAAACCTCCACCGGCATCCGCCAGCCCATGGAGGGCATCGGTGAGGTGTGCAGGACGCACGGCTGCCTGCTGCTGCTGGACACGGTGACCTCCCTCGGGGCCGTGCCGGTGCATCTCGATGCCTGGCAGGTGGATCTGGCCTACAGCTGCAGCCAGAAGGGCCTGAGCTGCCCGCCCGGACTCGGTCCGTTCACGATGGGTCCCCGCGCCGAGGAGAAGATGCGGCGGCGCGAGGGCAAGGTGCCCAACTGGTATCTCGACGTGACCCTGCTCAACCAGTACTGGGGCAGCGATCGGGTGTACCACCACACCGCGCCGGTGAACATGAACTTCGGCATGCGGGAGGCCCTTCGCCTCCTTGCCGAGGAGGGCCTCGAGAACGCCTGGGCCCGGCATCAGAGCAATGCCGAACGGCTGTGGGCGGGCCTGGAGGATCTTGGCCTGGAACTCCATGCGCCTGAGCACCTGCGGCTTCCCACGCTCACCACGGTGCGCATACCGGAGGGTGTCGACGGCAAGGCCTTCTCCCTCCACCTGCTCAACCGGCACGGCATCGAGGTGGGAGGCGGTCTGGGGGCCCTGGCCGGCAAGGTCTGGCGGATCGGCCTGATGGGCTTCAACAGCCGTCCGGAGAACGTGGACCGCCTGCTCGAGCTGTTCCGAACCGAGCTGCCGGCCTTCAGGCCTGGGGCTGGCTCCCGCCAGGCGGCTGCCGTCGCTGTCTGA
- a CDS encoding allophycocyanin subunit beta-18 gives MRDAITGLIGRYDQLGRYLDREAIDRITAYYAEAELRLKAVELINREAAAIVREASQRLWLGDPELILPGGNAYTTRRLSACLRDMDYFLRYASYALMAADATILNERVLNGLDDTYKSLGVPTGPTVRSIALLADVVCELLSAEGMNDPAALASVVRPPFEHLCRGLAASDVRAR, from the coding sequence ATGCGCGATGCCATCACCGGTCTGATCGGCCGCTACGACCAGCTGGGCCGTTATCTCGACCGTGAAGCCATCGATCGCATCACGGCGTACTACGCCGAGGCGGAGCTGCGGCTGAAGGCCGTGGAACTGATCAACCGGGAAGCCGCCGCCATCGTGCGCGAGGCCTCCCAGCGCCTGTGGCTGGGTGATCCCGAGCTGATCCTTCCCGGTGGCAACGCCTACACCACCCGCCGGCTGTCCGCCTGTCTGCGGGACATGGACTACTTCCTCCGCTACGCCAGCTATGCCTTGATGGCCGCGGACGCGACCATCCTCAACGAGCGGGTGCTGAACGGGCTCGATGACACCTACAAGAGTCTGGGAGTGCCCACCGGCCCCACGGTGCGCAGCATCGCCCTGCTGGCCGATGTGGTCTGCGAGCTGCTCAGCGCCGAGGGCATGAACGATCCCGCGGCTCTGGCCTCCGTGGTGCGTCCGCCCTTCGAGCACCTCTGTCGGGGTCTGGCCGCCAGTGATGTGCGCGCCCGCTGA